In the genome of Raphanus sativus cultivar WK10039 chromosome 4, ASM80110v3, whole genome shotgun sequence, one region contains:
- the LOC130511615 gene encoding proton pump-interactor 1-like has translation MGVEVVKSAGGFEVAPAPFEGKPETNGKADKGAAIKFGSNGEQAPKKAEEKKNVLISDVPKDAAEEWPAAKQIRSFYFVKYRHFDDPKIKAKLDVADKELEKLNKARSAVFEQLKAKRAERSELFDLLDPLKTERQGFNTKFDEKRKEMEPLQQALGKLRGNDGGNARGPAICSSEEELNNMIYSYQYRIQHESIPLTEEKQLLKEIRLLEGTRDKVIANEALRAKIKESMGHKDDIQGQVKAMGAGLDGVKKERQAISARINQLSEKVKAAKDEIQVLETELKTVTEKRDKAYSNIRELRKQRDETNSGFYQGRNVLNKARDLAAQKNIEELEALSNAEVEKFISLWCSKKNFREDYEKRLLPSLDARQLSRDGRMRNPEEKPLIAPEAPQSKAAAPSQTEVVPKAKAKQQQPKEEPVSAPKPEATVQKTEKKAKDAAKVKNVVAADEEDDEVYGLGKPQEEKKVDEAALREMRKQEEIAKAKQAMERKKKLTEKAAAKAAKRAQLEAEKKEKKEREKKAKKNGGEAVSEEVPEASEAEKEEIEAPVEEKPQKEKQVRNRIRTRGGPETLPRAILKRKKATNYWIYAAPAALVALMLLFLGYYYVL, from the exons ATGGGTGTTGAGGTTGTAAAGTCCGCCGGTGGATTCGAGGTAGCTCCGGCTCCTTTCGAAGGAAAGCCCGAGACGAACGGGAAGGCGGATAAGGGCGCCGCCATCAAGTTCGGCTCAAACGGCGAGCAGGCGCCGAAGAAAGCCGAAGAGAAGAAGAATGTGTTGATCTCTGATGTGCCAAAGGACGCGGCGGAAGAGTGGCCCGCGGCGAAGCAGATTCGGTCTTTCTACTTTGTCAAGTACCGTCATTTCGACGATCCCAAGATCAAAGCTAAGCTCGATGTAGCTGATAAGGAGCTTGAGAAGCTGAACAAGGCCCGGAGTGCTGTTTTCGAGCAGTTGAAAGCTAAGAGG GCGGAGAGATCTGAGTTGTTTGACCTGTTGGACCCGTTGAAGACGGAGCGTCAAGGGTTCAACACCAAGTTTGATGAGAAGAGAAAGGAGATGGAGCCGTTGCAGCAAGCTCTGGGGAAGCTGAGGGGGAATGATGGTGGGAATGCTCGTGGGCCTGCTATCTGTTCTTCAGAGGAAGAGTTGAATAATATG ATATACAGCTACCAGTATCGTATTCAACATGAAAGCATTCCTTTGACCGAGGAGAAGCAGCTTCTCAAAGAGATCAGGCTGCTTGAAGGGACGAGAGACAAGGTTATTGCTAATGAGGCTTTGAGAGCTAAGATCAAAGAATCTATGGGTCATAAAGATGATATCCAAGGTCAAGTCAAG GCAATGGGTGCTGGCTTGGATGGAGTGAAGAAGGAGAGGCAGGCAATTTCAGCAAGGATTAATCAGCTGAGTGAGAAGGTGAAAGCAGCGAAAGACGAGATTCAGGTCCTGGAGACTGAGCTGAAGACTGTGACTGAAAAGAGGGACAAAGCTTACTCAAACATTCGTGAGCTTAGGAAGCAAAGAGATGAGACG AACTCTGGATTTTACCAAGGGCGTAATGTGTTGAACAAAGCTAGAGACTTGGCTGCACAGAAGAACATAGAGGAGCTCGAGGCGCTCTCCAATGCAGAGGTTGAGAAATTCATCTCCCTCTGGTGCAGTAAGAAGAATTTCAGAGAGGATTACGAGAAGAGACTCTTGCCATCGCTTGATGCTAGGCAGCTTAGCCGAGATGGAAGGATGAGGAACCCTGAGGAGAAGCCTCTGATTGCTCCAGAGGCACCGCAATCAAAGGCGGCAGCACCTTCTCAAACTGAGGTTGTCCCTAAAGCTAAGGCAAAGCAGCAGCAGCCAAAGGAGGAGCCAGTTTCTGCACCTAAACCAGAAGCTACTGTTCAGAAGACTGAGAAGAAAGCTAAAGATGCAGCGAAAGTAAAGAATGTTGTTGCTGCTGATGAAGAGGATGATGAAGTTTATGGTCTTGGAAAGCCGCAGGAGGAGAAAAAGGTAGATGAAGCGGCGTTGAGAGAGATGAGAAAGCAAGAGGAGATTGCTAAAGCCAAGCAAGCCATGGAAAGGAAAAAGAAGCTGACAGAGAAAGCTGCTGCTAAAGCTGCTAAAAGAGCTCAACTGGAAGCtgagaagaaagagaaaaag gagagagagaagaaggccAAGAAGAACGGAGGCGAGGCTGTATCTGAGGAAGTTCCAGAAGCTTCTGAGGCTGAGAAGGAGGAGATTGAAGCACCAGTGGAGGAGAAACCACAAAAGGAGAAACAAGTGAGGAACAGGATCCGCACTAGAGGAGGACCAGAAACACTCCCGAGAGCTATCCTCAAGCGTAAGAAGGCGACTAACTACTGGATTTATGCTGCCCCAGCCGCTCTTGTGGCACTGATGCTTCTTTTCTTGGGTTACTACTACGTTCTCTAG
- the LOC130511462 gene encoding exosome complex component RRP41-like, whose translation MAVDSTKCRPALLQTGAVSSASGSAYAEFGNTKVIVSVFGPRESKKATSYSDVGRLNCNVSYTTFAAPPALESKVREVLSRY comes from the exons ATGGCCGTGGATTCCACCAAGTGCCGACCTGCCT TGCTTCAGACAGGTGCTGTGAGTTCAGCTTCTGGGTCTGCTTATGCTGAGTTTGGTAACACAAAAGTCATTGTCTCAGT ATTTGGGCCAAGGGAGAGTAAGAAAGCAACGAGTTATAGTGATGTTGGCAGATTGAATTGCAATGTAAGCTACACTACTTTTGCTGCCCCTCCTGCTCTTGAGAGTAAGGTACGTGAAGTTCTATCGCGTTACTGA
- the LOC108852698 gene encoding beta-glucuronosyltransferase GlcAT14A yields MAFSSNSERRWVFPLAMASLMFIFLTAASFNMGLLSSVRSINSLIFSSDNLPSTNETTVNFVESKINNHSSSPPPPHVQSSPRFGYLVSGSKGDLDSLWRVLRALYHPRNQYVVHLDLESPAEERIELAKRVSEDPVFTDVGNVHMITKANLVTYRGPTMVANTLHACAILLKKSKDWDWFINLSASDYPLVTQDDLIHTFTGLDRNLNFIEYTSKLGWKAEKRAKPLIIDPGLYSTKKSDVFWVTPRRTMPTAFKLFTGSAWMVLSRSFVEYCIWGWDNLPRTLLMYYTNFLSTPEGYFQTVICNTPEYSSTVVNHDLHYISWDRPPKQHPRTLNITDTERMIASGAVFARKFKHNDPALDKIDKELLSREGNDGKNFTPGGWCLDKHKCSKVGDPSRISPGPGANRLQELVSRLVSTSDQRKCR; encoded by the exons ATGGCGTTTTCATCAAACTCAGAAAGGAGATGGGTTTTTCCTCTAGCAATGGCTTCTCTCATGTTCATATTCCTCACAGCTGCATCCTTCAACATGGGTCTCCTCTCTTCCGTGCGTTCCATTAACTCACTCATCTTCTCCTCAGATAATCTACCATCCACAAACGAAACAACCGTCAATTTCGTTGAGTCAAAGATCAACAACCActcctcttctcctcctcctcctcatgtACAGTCTAGTCCTCGCTTTGGTTATCTAGTTTCAGGTTCAAAAGGCGACTTAGACTCTCTATGGAGAGTGTTACGAGCACTGTACCATCCTAGGAACCAATACGTTGTTCATCTCGATCTCGAGTCTCCTGCCGAAGAAAGAATCGAGCTGGCTAAACGTGTGAGTGAAGATCCTGTGTTCACCGACGTTGGAAATGTTCACATGATCACAAAGGCTAACCTCGTAACGTATAGAGGACCCACAATGGTCGCTAATACGCTTCATGCATGCGCCATTCTTTTGAAGAAGAGTAAAGATTGGGATTGGTTCATCAACCTCAGCGCCTCAGATTATCCTCTAGTGACTCAAGATG ATCTTATTCATACATTCACAGGGCTGGACCGGAACCTCAACTTTATCGAATACACTAGCAAACTAGGCTGGAAAGC AGAGAAAAGAGCAAAGCCTCTGATCATAGACCCGGGGCTTTACTCGACTAAGAAATCAGATGTCTTCTGGGTTACACCTCGTAGAACCATGCCTACTGCATTCAAACTATTCACTG GTTCTGCTTGGATGGTTTTATCACGGTCCTTCGTAGAATATTGCATCTGGGGATGGGACAATCTTCCACGGACACTCCTAATGTATTACACAAACTTCCTCTCCACGCCGGAAGGATACTTCCAGACCGTTATATGCAACACACCAGAGTATTCGAGCACGGTGGTTAACCACGACCTGCATTACATCTCATGGGACCGTCCTCCAAAGCAGCACCCTCGGACACTCAACATCACCGACACGGAGAGGATGATTGCAAGCGGAGCTGTGTTTGCCCGCAAGTTCAAACACAACGATCCTGCTTTGGACAAGATCGATAAAGAGCTGCTCAGTAGAGAAGGTAATGATGGGAAGAACTTTACACCTGGTGGTTGGTGTTTAGACAAACATAAATGCTCCAAGGTTGGCGATCCGTCAAGGATCAGTCCTGGCCCTGGAGCTAACCGGTTACAGGAGCTTGTTAGCAGACTTGTTTCGACATCGGATCAAAGGAAATGTAGATAG
- the LOC108855745 gene encoding E3 ubiquitin-protein ligase RMA3, which yields MDMEGNFFSSDDGSTVKQKPNLVTVPTGSQSNESSGCFDCNICLDTALDPVVTLCGHLFCWPCIYKWLHVQLSSSSSLSIDHHHHHHHHNNNNNNNNNNNNNNCPVCKSNIAITSLVPLYGRGISSPSFDSKEQQDSIPSRPSPSNNPTTPDLPLRQHRTMSPTFHNHHRYSSRGFTTTTESTDLANAVMMSLLYPVIGMFGDMVYTRIFGTFTNAIAQPYQQNQRMMQTEKSLNRVSIFFFFCIFLCLLLF from the coding sequence ATGGACATGGAAGGAAACTTCTTCAGCTCTGATGATGGCTCCACGGTCAAACAAAAACCTAATCTCGTCACGGTTCCAACAGGATCTCAATCCAACGAAAGCAGCGGATGTTTTGATTGCAACATCTGTCTAGACACAGCTCTTGATCCGGTGGTCACTCTCTGCGGACACCTTTTCTGCTGGCCTTGCATCTACAAGTGGCTCCATGTTcagctctcttcttcttcttctctctccatcgatcaccaccaccaccaccaccaccacaacaacaacaacaacaacaacaacaacaacaacaacaacaactgcCCTGTCTGCAAATCCAACATCGCAATCACCTCATTGGTTCCTCTCTACGGAAGAGGCATCTCTTCTCCATCCTTTGACTCCAAGGAACAACAAGACTCGATACCTAGTAGACCTTCTCCGTCAAACAATCCCACCACTCCAGATTTACCTCTGCGACAACACCGAACAATGTCTCCAACGTTTCACAACCACCACCGATACTCCTCCCGTGGCTTCACCACCACAACTGAGTCAACAGACCTTGCTAACGCGGTGATGATGAGCTTGCTGTACCCGGTGATCGGGATGTTTGGGGACATGGTCTACACCAGGATATTCGGAACCTTCACAAACGCGATAGCTCAGCCTTATCAACAAAACCAGAGGATGATGCAGACTGAGAAGTCTCTTAATCGGGtatccattttcttcttcttttgcatCTTCCTTTGCCTCCTTCTCTTCTAG
- the LOC108855746 gene encoding uncharacterized protein LOC108855746, with the protein MASKIVSAIVFVFNLVAFGLAVAAEQRRSTATVVQDTEVQYNYCVYDSDRATGYGIGAFFFSVASQLLIMLVSRCFCCGKPLKPGGSRGLALVLFIVSWMFFLIAETCLLAGSVENAYHTKYRTMFMDNPPDCQTLRKGVFAAGASFVFFNAIVSQFYYFFYSSAAQASPMPY; encoded by the exons ATGGCGTCGAAGATTGTCTCAGCCATAGTCTTTGTATTCAACCTTGTCGCCTTTGGTCTAGCCGTTGCTGCTGAACAAAGAAGAAGCACT GCAACGGTTGTGCAGGACACTGAGGTGCAATACAACTATTGTGTGTATGATTCTGACAGAGCCACAGGGTATGGAATTGGAGCCTTTTTCTTCTCAGTTGCTAGTCAACTCCTTATCATGCTCGTTAGCCGTTGCTTCTGTTGTGGGAAGCCTCTCAAGCCTGGTGGTTCACGCGGTCTTGCCCTTGTTCTCTTCATTGTCAGCTG GATGTTCTTCTTGATAGCGGAGACATGCCTATTAGCTGGATCAGTAGAGAATGCATACCACACAAAGTATAGGACTATGTTCATGGACAATCCTCCAGACTGTCAGACTCTTCGTAAGGGAGTATTCGCTGCGGGTGCTTCTTTCGTCTTCTTCAACGCTATTGTCtctcaattttattatttcttttactcCTCTGCTGCTCAGGCCTCCCCCATGCCTTACTAG